One stretch of Procambarus clarkii isolate CNS0578487 unplaced genomic scaffold, FALCON_Pclarkii_2.0 HiC_scaffold_95, whole genome shotgun sequence DNA includes these proteins:
- the LOC138360115 gene encoding uncharacterized protein, with amino-acid sequence MIEKCHKAVAYAFIIINRELEVAEKLTYMGDDPVNHFIDTLEKAWKRIKSTMPKYKISMTREHWQAYRRQTTCEMCYRPFKSDKDKHRHHDHAIEFNNYLAAYCRRCNMLCRNSYKYLYTFSHNAAYDLGVILNELSNLPNREIDIASKDGFKFMKVDIGKLRFMDSLALLNGGLEKLAKEHIKEGKPTTYTSVMLDDVPPAAHHLLKTGKQVFCYDYISSLEKLNEPALPPPEAFFNSLKHEAINETDKKQAKEVFRSAECKTIGDYLKVYLKVDTGLLCDVFTVWHKTMLELYKLDITQYVSLSSFAWDAFLFKSQVVLDSISDPHLYDVLRRNLRGGFTSVVRQHTSVQNEHTGADPSSTDKYILYLDFNGLYATCMTELLPQGGIRKLSAAECNDWLQQGLENIACDGDKGYWVMCNTKHVAPEVARYTDDLPLTLSHANISTDLLSDYSKHILNTEDRKLPKKNNKLIASHLPQKDYLVSLDLLQMLMKLGLKVAKVNAVYEFQQSKYLKESVETNARERANTPCAIKGKAFKLVSNAIYGKSLTNVSKYGDQHYLVTSRDKFQKHARNSFFKRSILLSEDRVICTVKKQSLKVQRVGGGIQKPSGGRGLRVITV; translated from the coding sequence ATGATCGAGAAGTGTCACAAAGCCGTGGCATATGCTTTTATCATCATCAACAGGGAATTGGAGGTGGCAGAGAAATTGACGTATATGGGGGATGACCCTGTAAATCATTTCATAGATACTTTGGAGAAAGCATGGAAGAGAATCAAATCTACCATGCCTAAATACAAAATATCTATGACACGTGAACATTGGCAAGCCTATAGACGTCaaaccacatgtgaaatgtgTTATAGACCATTTAAATCAGATAAAGACAAGCACCGTCATCATGATCATGCTATCGAATTTAATAATTATCTAGCTGCCTATTGCCGCAGGTGTAACATGTTGTGCAGAAATtcttataaatatttgtatacattCTCTCACAACGCTGCTTATGACCTCggggtaattttaaatgaattgtCCAACCTCCCTAACCGTGAAATTGATATTGCCTCCAAAGATGGATTTAAGTTCATGAAAGTGGATATTGGTAAACTTCGGTTTATGGATAGTCTGGCTTTACTAAATGGTGGGCTGGAAAAACTAGCTAAAGAACATATCAAGGAAGGTAAACCCACCACTTACACCTCAGTTATGCTAGATGACGTCCCTCCAGCCGCCCACCATTTATTAAAGACAGGCAAACAGGTCTTCTGCTATGACTATATTTCATCTttggagaaattaaatgaaccAGCTCTTCCTCCTCCCGAAGCCTTTTTCAATAGTTTAAAACACGAGGCCATAAACGAGACCGATAAAAAACAGGCTAAAGAGGTCTTTAGATCAGCAGAATGCAAGACCATTGGGGATTACTTAAAGGTCTATTTGAAAGTAGATACTGGACTATTGTGTGATGTGTTCACTGTATGGCACAAGACCATGCTTGAGCTGTACAAGTTAGATATTACTCAATATGTCTCGTTATCTAGTTTTGCATGGGACGCTTTCTTGTTTAAGAGTCAAGTTGTCTTGGACTCTATTTCTGATCCCCATTTGTACGATGTATTGCGCAGAAATCTAAGAGGCGGATTTACCTCTGTTGTGCggcaacacacaagtgtacaaaATGAGCATACAGGTGCTGATCCTTCTAGCACTGATAAATATATTCTTTATTTGGATTTCAATGGCTTATACGCCACCTGTATGACAGAACTGCTTCCTCAAGGCGGGATCCGTAAATTATCTGCTGCCGAATGCAATGATTGGCTCCAACAGGGATTGGAAAATATTGCTTGTGATGGGGATAAAGGGTATTGGGTCATGTGTAATACCAAGCATGTCGCACCTGAGGTGGCTCGATACACCGATGACTTGCCATTAACCCTGTCGCATGCTAATATTTCAACTGATCTTCTGTCCGATTATAGCAAACACattttaaataccgaagatcgcaaactccccaagaaaaacaataaattaattgCTTCACATCTCCCCCAAAAAGATTACTTGGTCAGTTTAGATTTGCTTCAGATGCTGATGAAATTGGGATTAAAAGTAGCTAAGGTAAATGCAGTTTATGAATTCCAACAAAGCAAGTACCTTAAGGAATCTGTCGAAACAAATGCTCGTGAACGTGCAAATACACCTTGCGCCATTAAGGGTAAAGCTTTCAAGCTGGTATCAAATGCAATTTACGGCAAGAGTTTGACAAATGTGAGTAAATATGGCGATCAGCATTATTTAGTTACATCACGAGACAAATTCCAAAAGCATGCACGCAATTCGTTCTTCAAACGGAGCATTTTGTTAAGTGAAGACAGAGTCATTTGCACGGTTAAGAAACAATCACTTAAAGTACAGAGAGTTGGTGGCGGAATACAGAAACCGAGCGGAGGGCGAGGGCTCAGAGTCATCACTGTCTAA